GGAGCAGACGGAGTAGGAGCAGACGGAGCAGACGGAGTAAGCATAACAAACGCAGCAAGTTTACAAATCGGAGCAAGTGACCGAATTGAACGAGCTACATCCAGGAGAGCAAGGCGAGAAAATCGGCTGAGACGTACTTTAGAAAGGCTACGCTTGCGACTATTAAATCTTTAACGATTAATCAATACCTTCGCCAAAAAAAGAGTATGAAGAGATAGGGCTGTCGTAGTAGAGTTATTGTCTTCCCAAACAACATGCCTGTGGATACAATATCAGTAAACCAAAAAGTTTTTTAGAAGCTTTACCAAGCAAACATTTCAGCCAAAGCCAGGGATATCACAAAACAACGTTTTGTTGAGCATTTCAGACGATCACCCTAGTTATCTTTAAGCGACGCCGAATAGCCCGTCGTAGACATCGCTCTAAGATCCCTCTAAAACCAATGGTCAATACTCCTGATTAACGATGGCTGAAACCCTTGTTTTTACGTTGGCTTTTAAAAGTTTGTGGTTTACTGATTATCGCTTTTATCAAGAGAGCGAAATTCAAAAAGCCATCACCAAAATTAGATGTCTGCAAAAATTTTGATAGCACAAAATTAAAACCAGTCCTGCCAGATGATGGCCCAATCGCTGTAGTACTTTTCGCTGGTGGCGGCGGGATTGAAGCTGGCATGGTTCAAGCTGGTATTCGTCCGATCATTGCAGTAGAGTTTGAACCAAGCAAACCAGAGCTAAGTCGGGCGATACCTTCGGCACACTTCTCTTTCAGAGACGCTCCGCGAACGTGAACGCCAAAACCCATCACCACAACTTCAGCAAGTATGGCTGTAGAATAATCCAGCTAACAGTGCAAGAAGTAGCACAGTCAGGATTCATAGGTTTTCCCCTAAGCCCCGATTACCTCCATGCCTCCCCAGTATGCGCCAACGCAAGCCTTGCCCACACAGCTAAAGCGGGTAAGGGCGGCGAAACTACCGATGACCTGACGGCTGCGAGCGCAGTTGCTGAAGCCATTCGGCAGTTGCAGCCACGGGTGTTTACGCTGGAGAATGTGCCGCGCTATCAGAACAGCCAGAGTTTCAGTATCATCCTGTCAGCTTTGGAACTTGAGGGGTACTCGGTCAATTACAGCGTGGTCAACATGGCTGATTTTGGACTGCCCCAGGCGCGGCGGCGGTTAGTCCTGGTTGCAAGTAAAGGGTTTTACGTTGCCTTACCTTCGGGAGCTAAACCTTGTGGTTGGTACGAGGCGATCGCGCATCTCATCCCCACCATGACTGATTCACATCTGCTACCTAAACAGCAACAAGCTTTGGAGAAATTTTTAGCCGGGAATGCGCCAACACCACTGTTGATTGAACCTGACTTTTCCCGTTATCTCCTTGATTGAGCGATCGCTTACTATACCCCTAGCTCAAAGCCCTATTATCTCGTGATTTATTGTCACTAATATTAAGTTATTGAGAATATACTATAGTCTAAAACTCCTGCTGCTTCGTTGTTTCATGACTTAACGGGAAAAGTCAGTTGATTGAACGGGTTGGGGGACGCAAGTTACCCAAGTACAAGCCAGGGTCGCAGCCCGCTAATACCATTCTGCGATCCCACTTCACAGATCATAAAGGCTGCCACGCTAGGTAAGTTCGCTGATATCTGGTTGCCCGATGGTACTGTCAAGTCTTTGTCTATTGAGGGGGCTGCGAAGTTACAAGGCTTTCCTGACTGGTACAAATTTCCCAACGAAACTGCTACGGCTGGGTCAATTATTGGCTATTCCGTGCCTCCCAGTTTTGCAACTCAATTATTCATGTCGGCACAAAGTCCAGTTGAAAGCTGCAATTGTATGACTAACCGATGGACTAAACTTAGAACAGTGCTGGTACATCTCCCCGCCTTGGGGTAAAAACATCCCGCCTTTGCTAGTCAGTCTGTTGGAGCGGGTCTATGTTAAGTCTGCCAAAGCTTTCGGTTATTGCTGCGGTGTCGAATGGTCACATGAGGCGATTGTAGCGAGGTCAAATATGCGACCTGAGCGGATGCAAAAACTGAAAGTTGCGGGAAATTCGGGGCAGAATCCAGCCTTTGATTTCTTACACGAGTGCTGGGATGATCCGGCGCTGGTGATAGTAATCAAGAAACTGCTGGGGAAGTATCCCCAGTGGGGGATTGCTTGTGTTGATGGGATGCTGGTTGATTGGAATCGGTAGCGATTACCATTCATGTTGTGGTTTCATGCGATGTTTACGACAACCCTTTGAGCTCCCGTCTGCGACGGGCTATTCGGTGTCGCACTTCAACTGTTGGCGTATTCCAGTACTCGTTCCCACTCCAATGCCACGCCGTCTCTACCAATATTTCCTTTCCGTTGGTAATTTGGATGGATTTAGAAGTTACGTATCGTACATAGTACTACATGGGATTTGGGTATCTCAGCCATGTTTAGTACTCAGGGACAAAACATTCTCTTATCTATTTGTTATTCAAGATCATCGTTTTGCAACATTTCAAATTGGGAAATGTAGGAAAGGTAGGATGTTTTGTACAAACAGTTGACTAGCTAGCTCTTAGGCGCTAAGTTGAACTGTAATGTAGAGTAAATCTACTAAATTTTTGTCAGGTAAAGCTTTTTAAATATTTGAAAAGCTTGCTACTAATGGTTCAGATTCAGTAATGATTTTGAATCGGAAAAGATTTAGTTGGCAAATTTCGCTTGCACATCTGAATTTGGTTGATTCACATTAAAGCTTTGAAAAACTTTTAGCGATTAAGTTCTCCCAAAGTTATAAAAGAGGAATAAGTAGCAATCAGATTCTTGGTGTATAGATAAAACTGTTTAAAGTATGGACAAT
This Nostoc flagelliforme CCNUN1 DNA region includes the following protein-coding sequences:
- a CDS encoding DNA cytosine methyltransferase is translated as MNAKTHHHNFSKYGCRIIQLTVQEVAQSGFIGFPLSPDYLHASPVCANASLAHTAKAGKGGETTDDLTAASAVAEAIRQLQPRVFTLENVPRYQNSQSFSIILSALELEGYSVNYSVVNMADFGLPQARRRLVLVASKGFYVALPSGAKPCGWYEAIAHLIPTMTDSHLLPKQQQALEKFLAGNAPTPLLIEPDFSRYLLD
- a CDS encoding DNA cytosine methyltransferase, whose protein sequence is MNGLGDASYPSTSQGRSPLIPFCDPTSQIIKAATLGKFADIWLPDGTVKSLSIEGAAKLQGFPDWYKFPNETATAGSIIGYSVPPSFATQLFMSAQSPVESCNCMTNRWTKLRTVLVHLPALG
- a CDS encoding DUF1392 family protein, coding for MLVSLLERVYVKSAKAFGYCCGVEWSHEAIVARSNMRPERMQKLKVAGNSGQNPAFDFLHECWDDPALVIVIKKLLGKYPQWGIACVDGMLVDWNR